The proteins below come from a single Malus sylvestris chromosome 3, drMalSylv7.2, whole genome shotgun sequence genomic window:
- the LOC126614253 gene encoding uncharacterized protein LOC126614253 — protein MGTLVGHVVPGFGFLLIGLWHLFNHIKLHLNQPNSYIAPAWFPTSKFKYLELFLIMGGSSASIAMELFIGPEKHQPFDDDGTIPTNHLHNFEHSSISMAFLVYAAFAIVLDKIAPKAQHGLTQLLGAIAFGQQLLLFHLHSADHMGPEGQYHMLLQLVVLVSLTTALMGIGFPKSFLVSFVRSLSIFFQGVWLMVMGFMLWTPDLMPKGCFMNLEEGHKVVRCHGDEARHRAKSLVNLQFSWFLVGIAIFGVSFYLVLVKVYGEKVEYFSLTRLREEDEEDTDLDVESQKISKLGDSKSFVNHMGKTAFAPIDMER, from the coding sequence ATGGGCACTTTAGTTGGGCATGTAGTACCAGGTTTTGGGTTTCTTTTGATTGGCCTATGGCACCTCTTTAATCACATCAAACTCCATCTTAACCAACCAAACTCCTACATAGCTCCAGCTTGGTTTCCCACCTCCAAATTCAAGTATTTGGAGCTCTTCTTAATCATGGGAGGCTCATCTGCCTCCATTGCCATGGAACTCTTCATAGGCCCAGAGAAACACCAACCGTTCGATGACGATGGAACCATCCCCACCAACCATCTCCACAACTTTGAGCACTCTTCAATATCCATGGCTTTCTTGGTCTATGCAGCTTTTGCCATCGTCCTCGACAAAATTGCCCCAAAAGCACAACATGGTTTAACCCAACTCCTTGGAGCCATAGCCTTTGGGCAGCAGCTTCTTCTCTTTCACCTTCACTCTGCTGATCACATGGGACCTGAAGGCCAATACCACATGCTTCTGCAGCTTGTGGTCCTTGTTTCTTTGACCACAGCCCTTATGGGAATTGGTTTTCCTAAGAGTTTTCTGGTCAGCTTTGTGAGGTCACTTAGCATATTTTTCCAAGGGGTTTGGCTTATGGTCATGGGGTTCATGCTCTGGACACCTGACTTGATGCCAAAAGGTTGTTTCATGAACTTAGAGGAGGGTCACAAAGTGGTTAGGTGCCATGGAGATGAGGCACGTCACAGAGCCAAGTCCTTGGTGAATCTTCAATTTAGTTGGTTCTTGGTGGGAATAGCCATTTTTGGGGTGTCCttctatttggttttggttaaGGTTTACGGTGAAAAGGTTGAGTATTTTTCATTGACAAGGCTAcgcgaagaagatgaagaggatACGGATCTTGATGTTGAATCTCAAAAGATAAGTAAGCTTGGAGACTCAAAGAGTTTTGTTAATCATATGGGAAAAACAGCCTTTGCGCCCATAGACATGGAAAGGTAG
- the LOC126616022 gene encoding dirigent protein 22-like, protein MTKIPPLLATQVIVLLSSFSIISVQGKNPGVVRTKLLGLKKEEKLSHFRLYWHDIVSGPNPSSVAVVKPVTNSSTGFGFISMIDDPLTEGPEMSSKLLGRAQGFYGSASQKEAGLLMAMNFAFIQGKYNGSTITVLGRSQVFNKVREMPVIGGSGLFRFARGYVEARTHYFNLTTGDAIVEYNVYVLHY, encoded by the coding sequence ATGACCAAAATTCCTCCCCTCTTAGCTACCCAAGTCATAGTGCTTCTTTCTTCATTTTCCATCATTTCGGTCCAAGGAAAAAACCCAGGTGTTGTTAGAACAAAGCTTTTGGGgctgaaaaaagaagaaaaacttaGCCACTTTCGGTTGTATTGGCACGACATTGTTAGCGGTCCAAATCCCAGTTCAGTTGCAGTGGTGAAACCAGTCACGAATTCATCAACAGGGTTTGGTTTTATAAGCATGATTGATGATCCACTTACTGAAGGACCTGAAATGAGCTCAAAATTGTTGGGAAGAGCTCAAGGGTTTTATGGATCTGCTTCACAAAAAGAGGCTGGCCTATTGATGGCCATGAATTTTGCTTTCATTCAAGGCAAGTATAATGGTAGCACCATAACTGTGCTAGGAAGGAGCCAAGTATTTAACAAGGTCAGGGAGATGCCTGTGATCGGAGGCAGCGGGCTTTTCCGGTTTGCGAGGGGTTATGTTGAAGCAAGAACTCACTATTTCAACCTCACTACTGGGGATGCTATAGTTGAGTATAATGTCTATGTGCTGCATTACTGA
- the LOC126617289 gene encoding dirigent protein 22-like, whose protein sequence is MARTPQIVATQFIILSLLSSFALILVQGDDHDFVRALDRKLLGLEKEKFSHFKMYWHDIVGGPNPSSVPVVNPPTNSSTAFGLITMIDNPLTEGPELTSKLLGKSQGFYSSASQKELGLLMAMNFHFIQGKYNGSTITILGRNQVFNKVREMPVVGGSGLFRFARGYAEARTHTFTPATGDATVEYNIYVLHY, encoded by the coding sequence ATGGCCAGAACACCTCAAATCGTGGCTACACAATTCATAATTCTCTCACTTCTATCTTCGTTTGCCCTAATTCTTGTCCAAGGAGATGATCACGATTTTGTCAGAGCCTTGGACCGCAAGCTTCTGGGTCTCGAGAAAGAGAAGTTCAGCCACTTTAAGATGTACTGGCACGACATTGTTGGCGGTCCAAATCCCAGTTCAGTTCCAGTGGTGAACCCACCAACCAATTCATCAACAGCGTTTGGTTTAATTACCATGATTGATAATCCACTCACTGAAGGGCCTGAATTGACCTCAAAATTACTGGGAAAGTCTCAAGGGTTCTATTCGTCTGCCTCACAGAAAGAACTTGGCCTGCTGATGGCCATGAATTTTCACTTCATACAAGGGAAGTACAATGGCAGCACTATAACGATTCTAGGAAGGAACCAGGTTTTCAACAAGGTGAGGGAGATGCCTGTCGTTGGAGGCAGTGGGCTTTTCAGGTTTGCAAGAGGTTATGCTGAAGCAAGAACTCATACGTTCACTCCAGCCACAGGAGATGCCACTGTGGAGTATAATATCTATGTGCTGCATTATTGa
- the LOC126615371 gene encoding uncharacterized protein LOC126615371 — MARDYDYYSYWDYFSIPLHLGFFISILVFIMGFTWYINYESMIEDLMTQVKLFLMLVPIILLLVVHCLSGGLSFLVPLPEQDSLHRAGGSPWGVGLVLVFLLIMISYQSSLQERWFPLLSR, encoded by the coding sequence ATGGCTAGGGACTACGACTATTATTCTTACTGGGACTACTTCTCCATCCCTCTCCACCTTGGCTTCTTCATTTCAATCCTCGTCTTCATCATGGGCTTCACATGGTACATAAACTACGAGTCCATGATTGAGGACTTGATGACTCAAGTCAAACTCTTCCTCATGCTTGTTCCCATCATTCTGTTGCTTGTCGTCCACTGCTTATCGGGTGGGTTATCGTTTTTGGTGCCGCTGCCGGAGCAGGATTCGCTTCACAGAGCCGGAGGGTCTCCGTGGGGTGTTGGACTCGTGCTTGTGTTCCTTTTGATCATGATCTCTTACCAGTCTTCTTTGCAGGAACGTTGGTTTCCCTTACTAAGTAGATGA
- the LOC126615637 gene encoding uncharacterized protein LOC126615637 — protein MENGTKVTQVRVSIIFLAVQCTVHTSFHQSNYIKAFTLCTLHYLLMASASRSSTWLFSLSENWLPMATIIFACGFVGYAVYDAVMATVSELLQRLLVISPLLIVIVVHWLSTGSQVNISIPGSEPGAIHRAGGSPWGVAFVLFLLFFLISYQPSLHGLLF, from the coding sequence ATGGAAAATGGGACAAAAGTTACACAAGTGCGCGTCTCAATTATTTTTCTTGCTGTGCAGTGCACTGTACACACCTCGTTCCACCAGAGTAACTACATAAAGGCTTTCACTCTCTGCACGCTTCACTATTTGCTCATGGCTTCAGCTTCCAGATCAAGCACTTGGCTTTTCAGTCTGTCGGAGAATTGGCTCCCAATGGCTACTATAATATTCGCTTGCGGGTTTGTCGGTTACGCTGTTTACGACGCAGTGATGGCCACCGTGTCTGAGCTGCTGCAACGTTTGTTGGTAATTTCTCCTTTACTTATAGTCATTGTAGTTCATTGGCTCTCCACAGGCAGCCAAGTTAACATTAGCATTCCGGGGTCGGAGCCCGGAGCCATCCATAGAGCCGGGGGATCGCCTTGGGGTGTGGCCTTTGTACTATTTCTGCTCTTCTTTCTCATATCTTACCAGCCTTCCTTGCATGGCCTTCTTTTCTAG
- the LOC126615638 gene encoding uncharacterized protein LOC126615638, with amino-acid sequence MSFGLYMGSQFRPYLKGPYFFSQLRHSPNKKAPSSHSAEEKNFSEREETMKGSDSETSRKSGNNKDKSTKPPFIPAKDDTKPVLQDPILRSDPIETEEAVLRLPPFPIARSTNPSPK; translated from the exons ATGTCGTTCGGGTTATATATGGGCTCTCAGTTCCGGCCTTATCTAAAAGGCCCATACTTTTTCTCACAACTCCGCCATTCACCAAATAAAAAGGCGCCGTCATCGCATTCAGCGGAGGAGAAAAATTTCAGCGAGAGAGAAGAAACAATGAAGGGGTCGGACTCTGAAACCTCAAGGAAATCCGGCAACAACAAAGACAAGTCCACAAAGCCTCCCTTCATTCCAGCCAAAGACGACACCAAACCAGTTCTCCAAGACCct ATACTGAGATCCGACCCGATTGAGACGGAGGAAGCTGTGCTCCGGTTGCCTCCCTTCCCTATTGCCAGATCAACAAACCCTTCGCCCAAATGA
- the LOC126615636 gene encoding DNA (cytosine-5)-methyltransferase CMT3 isoform X3 translates to MEDEEARKQYSKRYVGKKPKMNGQNNSNDDEDIIQARRHYTIALVDGINYDLYDDAHVFSGEKEEPYICKIVEMFEAIGGLLYFTAQWYYRSRDTVIKHCTTVACGRVFFSDVRDDNPLNCLVEKLHIVRLTLNVDEDLKSKSIPVCNYYCDTKYLLPYSTFVNLPAENMQTGSDDSTISVEDDVCLDSEVDSKLPNGERAKSEVRLLDLYSGCGAMSTGLCLGAHLANVNLVTRWAVDYNKYACKSLAQNHPETEVRNEAAEDFLTMLKAWRKLCMCLKLVENDNLEEDVDKSILDFFGKEDDEEEEEDEEEEDVSGNVKNDSEVFEVDCVIGVCFGDPKKTEKKGIYFKIHWKGYGPEEDTWEPMNELEHCKQAIKKFITEGYRLKKLPLPGDVDVVCGGPPCQGVSGFNRFRNTESPLADDKNQQLEVYMDIVRYLKPKFVLMENVVDILKFADGFLGRYALGRLVDMNYQVRMGMMAAGAYGLPQFRMRVFLWGARPTEILPQYPLPTHDVVSRGVTPTQFEGNAVAYDEGHQTQLGKSLFLDDAISDLPAVANNEERDEMPYGVAPKTEFQRLIRLSKEYLMGTSKDNSIQNVLYDHRPLQLNPDDYARVCEVPKRKGACFRDLPGVRVRGDNKVEWDPEVPRVYLASGKPLIPDYAMSFVNGSSSKPFARLWWDETVPTVVTRAEPHNQAIMHPEQDRVLTIRENARLQGFPDFYKLSGPIKERYMQVGNAVAVPVARALGYALGLALKGSAGADPLFKLPANFPNLQDQVHSASSEEEN, encoded by the exons TCAGGGGAGAAAGAAGAGCCATACATTTGTAAGATTGTGGAAATGTTTGAGGCAATTGGTGGGCTATTGTATTTTACTGCACAATGGTACTATAGATCACGAGACACT GTCATAAAGCACTGTACTACTGTTGCTTGTGGGCGTGTATTCTTTTCAGATGTCCGAGACGATAACCCTCTGAATTGTCTTGTTGAAAAACTTCATATTGTTAGACTGACACTAAAT GTTGATGAAGATTTGAAGAGTAAATCAATTCCGGTGTGCAATTACTATTGTGACACCAAGTACCTGCTACCGTATTCTACTTTTGTCAATCTGCCGGCAG aAAATATGCAGACTGGAAGTGATGACTCAACTATCTCTGTTGAGGATGATGTTTGTTTGGATAGCGAGGTTGATTCAAAGCTGCCAAATGGAGAGCGTGCCAAATCAGAAGTAAGGCTCTTAGACCTATATTCTGGTTGCGGAGCGATGTCTACTGGCCTGTGCCTTGGTGCACATTTGGCCAATGTCAATCTTGTTACA AGATGGGCTGTTGACTACAATAAGTACGCTTGTAAGAGTTTGGCACAAAACCATCCAGAGACAGAG GTTCGAAATGAAGCTGCTGAAGATTTTCTCACAATGCTCAAGGCATGGAGAAAACTATGCATGTGTTTAAAGTTGGTTGAGAATGACAATTTAGAGGAGGATGTAGATAAGAGTATACTTGATTTCTTTGGaaaggaagatgatgaagaggaagaggaggatgaagaagaggaagatgttAGTGGAAATGTCAAGAATGATTCTGAAgtttttgaagttgattgcgtCATAGGAGTATGTTTTGGTGACCccaaaaaaacagaaaagaagggAATATACTTTAAG ATTCATTGGAAGGGCTACGGGCCTGAGGAAGACACCTGGGAGCCAATGAATGAATTGGA GCATTGTAAGCAGGCTATCAAAAAATTTATTACTGAAGGTTACAGATTGAAAAAATTGCCTTTACCG GGTGATGTTGATGTGGTGTGTGGGGGACCCCCTTGCCAAGGAGTTAGTGGTTTCAACAGATTTAGGAACACAGAAAGTCCATTAGCAGATGACAAAAACCAACAGTTAGAGGTGTACATGGACATAGTTCGGTACCTAAagccaaaatttgttttaatggAAAACGTTGtcgatattttaaaatttgcCGATGGATTCCTTGGACGATATGCCTTGGGACGCCTTGTAGATATGAACTATCAAGTGAGGATGGGAATGATGGCAGCAGGTGCATATGGGCTTCCGCAGTTCCGTATGCGAGTTTTTTTGTGGGGGGCGCGTCCTACTGAG ATCTTGCCCCAGTACCCACTTCCTACACATGACGTTGTTTCAAGGGGTGTTACTCCTACACAGTTTGAG GGGAATGCCGTTGCTTATGATGAAGGTCATCAGACCCAATTAGGAAAAAGTCTTTTTCTGGATGATGCGATTTCCGATCTGCCTGCT GTTGCAAATAATGAAGAAAGAGACGAGATGCCTTATGGGGTGGCACCCAAGACAGAGTTTCAGAGGCTTATTAGACTAAGCAAAGAAT ACCTAATGGGGACTTCAAAGGACAACTCTATACAAAACGTTCTTTATGATCATCGCCCTCTTCAGTTGAATCCCGATGATTATGCACGTGTTTGTGAAGTTCCCAAGAGAAAG GGTGCATGCTTCAGAGATCTTCCAGGTGTTCGTGTGCGTGGTGATAACAAGGTTGAGTGGGATCCAGAAGTACCCAGGGTGTATTTGGCTTCTGGCAAACCGTTG ATCCCAGATTATGCTATGAGTTTTGTGAATGGGTCTTCATCGAA ACCTTTTGCCCGTTTGTGGTGGGACGAAACTGTGCCAACAGTGGTCACAAGAGCTGAACCTCATAACCAG GCAATTATGCATCCTGAACAAGATAGGGTGCTGACAATTCGTGAGAATGCCAGGCTACAAGGCTTTCCGGATTTTTACAAGCTCAGCGGGCCTATAAAAGAAAG GTACATGCAGGTTGGAAATGCTGTTGCTGTTCCTGTTGCGCGTGCACTGGGCTATGCATTAGGTCTTGCTCTTAAAGGTTCTGCTGGTGCTGATCCCCTTTTTAAACTGCCTGCAAATTTCCCTAACCTTCAAGATCAGGTTCATTCGGCATCCTCTGAAGAGGAGAATTGA
- the LOC126615636 gene encoding DNA (cytosine-5)-methyltransferase CMT3 isoform X2, with the protein MEDEEARKQYSKRYVGKKPKMNGQNNSNDDEDIIQARCHYTKALVDGINYDLYDDAHVFSGEKEEPYICKIVEMFEAIGGLLYFTAQWYYRSRDTVIKHCTTVACGRVFFSDVRDDNPLNCLVEKLHIVRLTLNVDEDLKSKSIPVCNYYCDTKYLLPYSTFVNLPAENMQTGSDDSTISVEDDVCLDSEVDSKLPNGERAKSEVRLLDLYSGCGAMSTGLCLGAHLANVNLVTRWAVDYNKYACKSLAQNHPETEVRNEAAEDFLTMLKAWRKLCMCLKLVENDNLEEDVDKSILDFFGKEDDEEEEEDEEEEDVSGNVKNDSEVFEVDCVIGVCFGDPKKTEKKGIYFKIHWKGYGPEEDTWEPMNELEHCKQAIKKFITEGYRLKKLPLPGDVDVVCGGPPCQGVSGFNRFRNTESPLADDKNQQLEVYMDIVRYLKPKFVLMENVVDILKFADGFLGRYALGRLVDMNYQVRMGMMAAGAYGLPQFRMRVFLWGARPTEILPQYPLPTHDVVSRGVTPTQFEGNAVAYDEGHQTQLGKSLFLDDAISDLPAVANNEERDEMPYGVAPKTEFQRLIRLSKEYLMGTSKDNSIQNVLYDHRPLQLNPDDYARVCEVPKRKGACFRDLPGVRVRGDNKVEWDPEVPRVYLASGKPLIPDYAMSFVNGSSSKPFARLWWDETVPTVVTRAEPHNQAIMHPEQDRVLTIRENARLQGFPDFYKLSGPIKERYMQVGNAVAVPVARALGYALGLALKGSAGADPLFKLPANFPNLQDQVHSASSEEEN; encoded by the exons TGATGAAGATATAATTCAAGCTCGTTGTCACTACACAAAGGCGTTGGTAGATGGAATCAATTATGACCTCTATGATGATGCCCATGTATTT TCAGGGGAGAAAGAAGAGCCATACATTTGTAAGATTGTGGAAATGTTTGAGGCAATTGGTGGGCTATTGTATTTTACTGCACAATGGTACTATAGATCACGAGACACT GTCATAAAGCACTGTACTACTGTTGCTTGTGGGCGTGTATTCTTTTCAGATGTCCGAGACGATAACCCTCTGAATTGTCTTGTTGAAAAACTTCATATTGTTAGACTGACACTAAAT GTTGATGAAGATTTGAAGAGTAAATCAATTCCGGTGTGCAATTACTATTGTGACACCAAGTACCTGCTACCGTATTCTACTTTTGTCAATCTGCCGGCAG aAAATATGCAGACTGGAAGTGATGACTCAACTATCTCTGTTGAGGATGATGTTTGTTTGGATAGCGAGGTTGATTCAAAGCTGCCAAATGGAGAGCGTGCCAAATCAGAAGTAAGGCTCTTAGACCTATATTCTGGTTGCGGAGCGATGTCTACTGGCCTGTGCCTTGGTGCACATTTGGCCAATGTCAATCTTGTTACA AGATGGGCTGTTGACTACAATAAGTACGCTTGTAAGAGTTTGGCACAAAACCATCCAGAGACAGAG GTTCGAAATGAAGCTGCTGAAGATTTTCTCACAATGCTCAAGGCATGGAGAAAACTATGCATGTGTTTAAAGTTGGTTGAGAATGACAATTTAGAGGAGGATGTAGATAAGAGTATACTTGATTTCTTTGGaaaggaagatgatgaagaggaagaggaggatgaagaagaggaagatgttAGTGGAAATGTCAAGAATGATTCTGAAgtttttgaagttgattgcgtCATAGGAGTATGTTTTGGTGACCccaaaaaaacagaaaagaagggAATATACTTTAAG ATTCATTGGAAGGGCTACGGGCCTGAGGAAGACACCTGGGAGCCAATGAATGAATTGGA GCATTGTAAGCAGGCTATCAAAAAATTTATTACTGAAGGTTACAGATTGAAAAAATTGCCTTTACCG GGTGATGTTGATGTGGTGTGTGGGGGACCCCCTTGCCAAGGAGTTAGTGGTTTCAACAGATTTAGGAACACAGAAAGTCCATTAGCAGATGACAAAAACCAACAGTTAGAGGTGTACATGGACATAGTTCGGTACCTAAagccaaaatttgttttaatggAAAACGTTGtcgatattttaaaatttgcCGATGGATTCCTTGGACGATATGCCTTGGGACGCCTTGTAGATATGAACTATCAAGTGAGGATGGGAATGATGGCAGCAGGTGCATATGGGCTTCCGCAGTTCCGTATGCGAGTTTTTTTGTGGGGGGCGCGTCCTACTGAG ATCTTGCCCCAGTACCCACTTCCTACACATGACGTTGTTTCAAGGGGTGTTACTCCTACACAGTTTGAG GGGAATGCCGTTGCTTATGATGAAGGTCATCAGACCCAATTAGGAAAAAGTCTTTTTCTGGATGATGCGATTTCCGATCTGCCTGCT GTTGCAAATAATGAAGAAAGAGACGAGATGCCTTATGGGGTGGCACCCAAGACAGAGTTTCAGAGGCTTATTAGACTAAGCAAAGAAT ACCTAATGGGGACTTCAAAGGACAACTCTATACAAAACGTTCTTTATGATCATCGCCCTCTTCAGTTGAATCCCGATGATTATGCACGTGTTTGTGAAGTTCCCAAGAGAAAG GGTGCATGCTTCAGAGATCTTCCAGGTGTTCGTGTGCGTGGTGATAACAAGGTTGAGTGGGATCCAGAAGTACCCAGGGTGTATTTGGCTTCTGGCAAACCGTTG ATCCCAGATTATGCTATGAGTTTTGTGAATGGGTCTTCATCGAA ACCTTTTGCCCGTTTGTGGTGGGACGAAACTGTGCCAACAGTGGTCACAAGAGCTGAACCTCATAACCAG GCAATTATGCATCCTGAACAAGATAGGGTGCTGACAATTCGTGAGAATGCCAGGCTACAAGGCTTTCCGGATTTTTACAAGCTCAGCGGGCCTATAAAAGAAAG GTACATGCAGGTTGGAAATGCTGTTGCTGTTCCTGTTGCGCGTGCACTGGGCTATGCATTAGGTCTTGCTCTTAAAGGTTCTGCTGGTGCTGATCCCCTTTTTAAACTGCCTGCAAATTTCCCTAACCTTCAAGATCAGGTTCATTCGGCATCCTCTGAAGAGGAGAATTGA
- the LOC126615636 gene encoding DNA (cytosine-5)-methyltransferase CMT3 isoform X1: MACKRKAKAGTSSGSPPESKKLRQTEEARVEEEVATTVDKAASPPRNPVTQEVAAADDDGEEARFLGEPMEDEEARKQYPKRYVGKKPKMNGQNNSNDDEDIIQARCHYTKALVDGINYDLYDDAHVFSGEKEEPYICKIVEMFEAIGGLLYFTAQWYYRSRDTVIKHCTTVACGRVFFSDVRDDNPLNCLVEKLHIVRLTLNVDEDLKSKSIPVCNYYCDTKYLLPYSTFVNLPAENMQTGSDDSTISVEDDVCLDSEVDSKLPNGERAKSEVRLLDLYSGCGAMSTGLCLGAHLANVNLVTRWAVDYNKYACKSLAQNHPETEVRNEAAEDFLTMLKAWRKLCMCLKLVENDNLEEDVDKSILDFFGKEDDEEEEEDEEEEDVSGNVKNDSEVFEVDCVIGVCFGDPKKTEKKGIYFKIHWKGYGPEEDTWEPMNELEHCKQAIKKFITEGYRLKKLPLPGDVDVVCGGPPCQGVSGFNRFRNTESPLADDKNQQLEVYMDIVRYLKPKFVLMENVVDILKFADGFLGRYALGRLVDMNYQVRMGMMAAGAYGLPQFRMRVFLWGARPTEILPQYPLPTHDVVSRGVTPTQFEGNAVAYDEGHQTQLGKSLFLDDAISDLPAVANNEERDEMPYGVAPKTEFQRLIRLSKEYLMGTSKDNSIQNVLYDHRPLQLNPDDYARVCEVPKRKGACFRDLPGVRVRGDNKVEWDPEVPRVYLASGKPLIPDYAMSFVNGSSSKPFARLWWDETVPTVVTRAEPHNQAIMHPEQDRVLTIRENARLQGFPDFYKLSGPIKERYMQVGNAVAVPVARALGYALGLALKGSAGADPLFKLPANFPNLQDQVHSASSEEEN, encoded by the exons AAGCCAAAGATGAACGGGCAAAACAACTCCAACGA TGATGAAGATATAATTCAAGCTCGTTGTCACTACACAAAGGCGTTGGTAGATGGAATCAATTATGACCTCTATGATGATGCCCATGTATTT TCAGGGGAGAAAGAAGAGCCATACATTTGTAAGATTGTGGAAATGTTTGAGGCAATTGGTGGGCTATTGTATTTTACTGCACAATGGTACTATAGATCACGAGACACT GTCATAAAGCACTGTACTACTGTTGCTTGTGGGCGTGTATTCTTTTCAGATGTCCGAGACGATAACCCTCTGAATTGTCTTGTTGAAAAACTTCATATTGTTAGACTGACACTAAAT GTTGATGAAGATTTGAAGAGTAAATCAATTCCGGTGTGCAATTACTATTGTGACACCAAGTACCTGCTACCGTATTCTACTTTTGTCAATCTGCCGGCAG aAAATATGCAGACTGGAAGTGATGACTCAACTATCTCTGTTGAGGATGATGTTTGTTTGGATAGCGAGGTTGATTCAAAGCTGCCAAATGGAGAGCGTGCCAAATCAGAAGTAAGGCTCTTAGACCTATATTCTGGTTGCGGAGCGATGTCTACTGGCCTGTGCCTTGGTGCACATTTGGCCAATGTCAATCTTGTTACA AGATGGGCTGTTGACTACAATAAGTACGCTTGTAAGAGTTTGGCACAAAACCATCCAGAGACAGAG GTTCGAAATGAAGCTGCTGAAGATTTTCTCACAATGCTCAAGGCATGGAGAAAACTATGCATGTGTTTAAAGTTGGTTGAGAATGACAATTTAGAGGAGGATGTAGATAAGAGTATACTTGATTTCTTTGGaaaggaagatgatgaagaggaagaggaggatgaagaagaggaagatgttAGTGGAAATGTCAAGAATGATTCTGAAgtttttgaagttgattgcgtCATAGGAGTATGTTTTGGTGACCccaaaaaaacagaaaagaagggAATATACTTTAAG ATTCATTGGAAGGGCTACGGGCCTGAGGAAGACACCTGGGAGCCAATGAATGAATTGGA GCATTGTAAGCAGGCTATCAAAAAATTTATTACTGAAGGTTACAGATTGAAAAAATTGCCTTTACCG GGTGATGTTGATGTGGTGTGTGGGGGACCCCCTTGCCAAGGAGTTAGTGGTTTCAACAGATTTAGGAACACAGAAAGTCCATTAGCAGATGACAAAAACCAACAGTTAGAGGTGTACATGGACATAGTTCGGTACCTAAagccaaaatttgttttaatggAAAACGTTGtcgatattttaaaatttgcCGATGGATTCCTTGGACGATATGCCTTGGGACGCCTTGTAGATATGAACTATCAAGTGAGGATGGGAATGATGGCAGCAGGTGCATATGGGCTTCCGCAGTTCCGTATGCGAGTTTTTTTGTGGGGGGCGCGTCCTACTGAG ATCTTGCCCCAGTACCCACTTCCTACACATGACGTTGTTTCAAGGGGTGTTACTCCTACACAGTTTGAG GGGAATGCCGTTGCTTATGATGAAGGTCATCAGACCCAATTAGGAAAAAGTCTTTTTCTGGATGATGCGATTTCCGATCTGCCTGCT GTTGCAAATAATGAAGAAAGAGACGAGATGCCTTATGGGGTGGCACCCAAGACAGAGTTTCAGAGGCTTATTAGACTAAGCAAAGAAT ACCTAATGGGGACTTCAAAGGACAACTCTATACAAAACGTTCTTTATGATCATCGCCCTCTTCAGTTGAATCCCGATGATTATGCACGTGTTTGTGAAGTTCCCAAGAGAAAG GGTGCATGCTTCAGAGATCTTCCAGGTGTTCGTGTGCGTGGTGATAACAAGGTTGAGTGGGATCCAGAAGTACCCAGGGTGTATTTGGCTTCTGGCAAACCGTTG ATCCCAGATTATGCTATGAGTTTTGTGAATGGGTCTTCATCGAA ACCTTTTGCCCGTTTGTGGTGGGACGAAACTGTGCCAACAGTGGTCACAAGAGCTGAACCTCATAACCAG GCAATTATGCATCCTGAACAAGATAGGGTGCTGACAATTCGTGAGAATGCCAGGCTACAAGGCTTTCCGGATTTTTACAAGCTCAGCGGGCCTATAAAAGAAAG GTACATGCAGGTTGGAAATGCTGTTGCTGTTCCTGTTGCGCGTGCACTGGGCTATGCATTAGGTCTTGCTCTTAAAGGTTCTGCTGGTGCTGATCCCCTTTTTAAACTGCCTGCAAATTTCCCTAACCTTCAAGATCAGGTTCATTCGGCATCCTCTGAAGAGGAGAATTGA